A single Ignavibacteriales bacterium DNA region contains:
- the sufD gene encoding Fe-S cluster assembly protein SufD — MEKTDFKELLKNSFLTAEAGMNGESKSEFHQVRKASLEEFLSLRVPTVKDEEWKYTNITPITGRKFTTEAVAAPVGISELQKFFYNIDKYLNIVFVNGKLNHELSGDFSSLKGVTITTIKEAFTEKISAAETYFNKTADLKGNIFAALNTSFVAEGLFIHIGKNVAAEKPVRIIYVKKNAENLLVSPRNLIVAEQGAELDLIETYAGLDETSSFTNGVTEIYTAENASVSHILIQEENLNSYYINNVEVTQEGSSRYTSLNIALGSAIGRTNMSTRFTGPNSEGTLNGLFIAGGTQLIDNHTMIDHAMPHCQSHELYKGVLDGKARGVFNGKVMVRQDAQKTNAFQENKTILLSEEALIDTKPQLEIFADDVKCTHGATVGQLSEESLFYLKARGIGDQLARSILINAFADDLVDRMKFEDLRDYLEAKIAARLS, encoded by the coding sequence AATGAACGGTGAAAGTAAGTCGGAATTCCATCAGGTGCGCAAAGCCTCGCTGGAAGAGTTTCTTTCGCTGCGCGTTCCAACGGTGAAGGATGAAGAATGGAAGTACACCAATATCACCCCGATCACCGGAAGGAAATTCACCACAGAAGCTGTTGCTGCACCGGTCGGAATATCTGAACTGCAGAAGTTCTTTTATAACATTGACAAATATCTTAATATCGTCTTTGTTAATGGTAAACTGAATCATGAGCTTTCAGGTGATTTTAGTTCTCTTAAAGGAGTAACAATCACCACCATAAAAGAGGCGTTTACGGAGAAGATTTCTGCCGCTGAAACCTATTTTAATAAAACAGCTGATCTGAAAGGCAATATCTTTGCCGCGCTAAACACTTCTTTCGTTGCTGAGGGACTTTTTATCCACATCGGAAAAAATGTCGCTGCAGAAAAGCCGGTCAGAATTATCTACGTTAAGAAGAATGCGGAAAATCTGCTGGTTAGCCCCCGCAACCTGATTGTTGCTGAGCAGGGTGCTGAACTGGATCTGATTGAAACCTATGCTGGTCTTGATGAAACCTCATCATTCACCAACGGCGTGACTGAAATATATACCGCTGAAAATGCCTCGGTTAGTCACATTCTGATTCAGGAAGAGAATCTGAATTCCTATTACATCAACAATGTTGAAGTAACACAGGAGGGGAGCTCCCGCTACACTTCATTGAATATCGCGCTTGGTTCTGCCATCGGAAGAACCAACATGAGCACTCGCTTCACCGGCCCCAATTCAGAGGGAACACTTAACGGACTTTTTATTGCAGGCGGCACACAGCTTATTGATAATCATACGATGATTGATCACGCAATGCCCCACTGCCAGAGCCATGAGTTATATAAAGGAGTGCTCGACGGCAAAGCGCGCGGAGTATTTAACGGCAAGGTAATGGTTCGCCAGGATGCACAGAAGACCAATGCATTCCAGGAAAACAAAACCATCCTGCTGAGTGAAGAGGCCCTGATTGATACCAAACCGCAGCTTGAGATTTTCGCTGATGACGTAAAATGTACCCACGGTGCAACCGTCGGACAGCTCAGTGAAGAGTCGCTCTTTTATCTAAAAGCTCGCGGAATCGGTGATCAGCTTGCCCGTTCGATTCTTATTAACGCTTTTGCTGATGATCTGGTTGACCGGATGAAGTTTGAAGATCTGCGTGACTATCTCGAAGCTAAAATAGCTGCAAGGTTATCATAA